A single region of the Candidatus Protochlamydia amoebophila UWE25 genome encodes:
- the htpG gene encoding molecular chaperone HtpG, protein MEKGSLQIHSENILPIIKKWLYSDKDIFMRELVSNSCDAIQKVKILRDQGDVEVKDEDFRIDIQIDKETRILKFIDNGIGMDAEEVKKYIAQIAFSGAEEFLNKYQSNQESEQIIGHFGLGFYSAYMVADKVEINTLSYKNEAEPVLWICDGSSDYEMDRGTKSSRGTEITLFISKDSDEYLDKEHLKKILIHYCSFLPYPIYLDGQRINEFEPLWIKSASDCTKEDYLNFYHQLFPLEEDPLFWVHLNVDYPFRLKGILYFPKIKRDFDMNKSHVSLYCNRVFVSDNCKDLIPNYLSVLKGIIDSPDIPLNVSRSYLQMDRTVRQLASHISKKVSDSLSTLYKTDRERFIQAWQDSSVIVKLGILEDDKFYERAKEFLIWKNTDQEWLTIPDYLERNKEKTKDKVFYATDEKIGAHMMDIYKQQGIEILSANSPLDPYLINFLENKLAPITFQRIDAEVHENLVDKSREKTVLDAEGRTEATKLAEFVQTKLNDDNVEVQAKSLASDSLPGFIVIDEKQRRMREYMMRLDPEERNIQMSLFNKKTFVINTNNSLFESIQKLDQQNPNLAKDLTQEVYELALLSQREMEPHSLHEFVNRSNRVLEALTKEALKNT, encoded by the coding sequence ATGGAAAAAGGTTCTCTTCAAATACACAGTGAAAATATTTTACCAATCATCAAAAAATGGCTATATTCTGATAAAGACATTTTTATGAGAGAATTGGTTTCTAACTCCTGCGATGCGATTCAAAAAGTTAAAATATTACGCGATCAAGGAGACGTAGAAGTTAAAGATGAAGATTTTCGTATTGATATTCAAATAGATAAAGAAACTCGTATCCTAAAATTTATCGATAATGGAATTGGAATGGATGCGGAAGAAGTAAAAAAATATATTGCGCAAATAGCTTTTTCGGGTGCTGAGGAATTTTTAAATAAATATCAATCAAATCAAGAAAGCGAACAAATTATCGGTCATTTTGGTTTAGGTTTTTATTCTGCTTACATGGTCGCTGATAAGGTAGAAATCAACACACTTTCTTATAAAAATGAGGCTGAACCTGTTCTATGGATTTGTGACGGATCATCTGATTATGAAATGGATCGTGGGACTAAAAGTAGCAGAGGAACAGAAATTACTCTCTTTATTAGTAAAGATAGCGATGAATATTTAGATAAAGAACACTTAAAAAAAATCTTAATACACTATTGTTCGTTTCTCCCTTATCCCATTTATTTAGATGGTCAGCGAATCAATGAGTTTGAACCCTTATGGATTAAATCTGCTTCTGATTGTACAAAAGAAGATTATTTAAATTTTTATCACCAATTATTTCCTCTAGAAGAAGATCCTCTTTTTTGGGTTCATCTTAACGTCGATTATCCATTTCGTTTAAAAGGAATTCTTTATTTTCCTAAAATCAAACGTGATTTTGATATGAATAAAAGTCATGTTAGCCTTTACTGCAATCGAGTTTTCGTTTCAGATAACTGCAAAGATTTAATTCCCAACTACTTAAGTGTTTTAAAAGGAATTATTGATAGTCCAGACATTCCATTGAATGTCTCCAGAAGCTATTTACAAATGGATCGCACTGTTCGACAACTTGCAAGTCATATTTCTAAAAAGGTTTCGGATAGCTTGTCTACCCTTTATAAAACTGACAGGGAAAGGTTTATTCAAGCTTGGCAGGATAGTTCTGTTATCGTCAAATTAGGAATTTTAGAAGATGATAAATTTTATGAAAGAGCTAAAGAGTTTTTAATTTGGAAAAATACTGATCAAGAATGGTTGACTATCCCTGATTATCTAGAAAGAAATAAAGAGAAAACGAAAGATAAAGTTTTTTATGCTACTGATGAGAAAATTGGCGCTCACATGATGGATATTTATAAACAACAAGGTATTGAAATACTATCAGCGAATAGTCCTTTAGATCCTTACCTAATCAATTTTCTAGAAAATAAATTAGCCCCTATCACATTCCAGCGTATTGATGCTGAAGTACATGAAAATCTAGTGGATAAAAGCCGAGAAAAAACAGTTCTTGATGCTGAAGGGAGAACTGAAGCAACCAAGCTTGCTGAATTTGTGCAAACTAAACTGAATGATGATAATGTTGAAGTCCAAGCGAAAAGTTTGGCCTCTGATTCACTTCCAGGTTTTATTGTTATTGATGAGAAACAACGGAGAATGCGTGAGTACATGATGCGCTTAGATCCAGAAGAACGTAATATCCAAATGTCTTTGTTTAATAAAAAAACTTTTGTGATTAACACAAACAACTCTCTTTTTGAATCGATTCAAAAGCTAGACCAACAAAATCCAAATTTGGCAAAAGATTTGACCCAAGAAGTTTATGAGCTTGCCCTTCTTTCACAAAGAGAAATGGAACCTCATTCTTTACATGAATTTGTTAACCGAAGTAATCGTGTCTTAGAAGCTTTAACAAAAGAAGCTCTTAAAAACACATAA
- a CDS encoding Rid family detoxifying hydrolase, giving the protein MVNLKKIETMQAPKAIGPYSQAVLADKHLYVSGQLGIDPTTGKLELNDISLQINRVLDNLEAILKEAGCTFQNIVRCDVFLKDLNDFAIVNEAYSKRFSHSIPPARQTVQVAKLPLDALVEISCIAIIS; this is encoded by the coding sequence ATGGTTAATTTAAAAAAAATTGAGACAATGCAGGCTCCAAAAGCTATTGGTCCTTATTCCCAAGCTGTGTTAGCAGATAAACATTTGTATGTTTCTGGACAGCTAGGCATTGATCCAACGACAGGGAAATTAGAATTAAATGATATTTCCCTCCAAATCAATCGGGTTTTAGATAACCTTGAAGCAATTCTTAAAGAAGCTGGATGTACATTTCAAAATATCGTTCGTTGCGATGTTTTTCTCAAAGATTTAAATGATTTTGCAATCGTTAACGAAGCTTATAGTAAACGATTTTCTCATTCTATTCCCCCAGCAAGACAAACTGTTCAAGTGGCAAAACTTCCTCTAGACGCATTAGTAGAAATCTCTTGCATTGCTATAATTTCTTAA
- a CDS encoding fibronectin type III domain-containing protein, which yields MSLYGDDLASETVYLTWQKDPTTTMTIQWISSKKEKEVQLFYRQSTEANWIQVKGIIFNFPHSPSYFINRVELTNLEPDTEYIFKIETNSQTQLFRTLPCSLQRPLRFVVGGDMYHDGIDLMIDICKQAAKTNPSFALVGGDIAYGVGASYIPLQKIERWIEWLKAWHQSMITPEGRLIPIIAAIGNHDLIGHYQQTPAQAKIFSSLFPMAETSIYNVFDFNSYLSIWLLDSGHANPVSGQQTTWLNRTLRERQHTQHRFAIYHVPAYPSIRNFNNKRSSIIRKFWVPAFEQGNLHAAFEHHDHAYKRTYPLLQNKIHPKGILYLGDGAWGIKKARQLKHTQPSYLAKFISIRHVIIVTLQSDKQYFMCINEYGQMIDEYQQNLENSNPNTIPNLNYP from the coding sequence TTGTCTTTATATGGTGATGATCTTGCCTCAGAAACTGTTTACTTAACTTGGCAAAAAGATCCAACAACAACAATGACAATTCAATGGATTTCTTCTAAGAAAGAAAAAGAAGTGCAATTATTTTACCGACAAAGTACAGAAGCCAATTGGATACAAGTAAAAGGAATCATTTTTAATTTTCCTCATTCTCCTTCGTATTTCATTAACAGGGTAGAACTCACTAATTTAGAACCCGACACTGAGTATATTTTCAAAATTGAAACAAATAGTCAAACTCAGCTATTTCGTACACTTCCTTGCTCTTTACAAAGACCTCTTCGATTTGTCGTAGGTGGAGATATGTATCATGATGGGATTGATTTGATGATTGACATATGCAAACAAGCAGCCAAAACAAATCCTTCTTTTGCGCTTGTAGGAGGCGACATAGCTTATGGCGTTGGAGCATCATACATCCCTCTCCAAAAAATCGAGCGTTGGATAGAATGGTTGAAAGCTTGGCATCAATCCATGATTACTCCTGAAGGAAGATTAATTCCCATTATTGCAGCAATAGGTAATCATGACCTAATAGGACATTATCAACAAACCCCAGCACAAGCCAAAATCTTCAGTTCTCTTTTCCCAATGGCTGAAACTAGCATTTATAATGTCTTTGATTTTAATTCTTATTTAAGTATCTGGTTGTTAGATTCAGGGCATGCCAACCCTGTATCAGGTCAACAAACCACTTGGCTAAATCGAACTTTAAGGGAAAGGCAGCATACACAACATCGTTTTGCGATTTATCATGTACCCGCTTACCCTTCCATTCGTAATTTCAATAATAAACGAAGTTCTATTATCCGGAAATTTTGGGTACCTGCTTTTGAACAAGGAAATCTTCACGCAGCTTTTGAACACCATGATCACGCCTATAAAAGAACTTACCCTCTCTTACAAAATAAAATTCATCCCAAAGGAATACTTTATTTAGGAGACGGTGCTTGGGGAATTAAAAAAGCGCGACAGCTTAAACATACGCAACCCTCATATTTAGCTAAATTTATCTCTATACGTCATGTAATTATTGTAACTCTTCAATCAGATAAACAATATTTTATGTGTATTAATGAGTACGGCCAAATGATTGATGAATATCAACAAAATTTAGAGAACTCCAACCCAAATACCATACCAAATCTCAATTATCCTTAA